The Deinococcus detaillensis sequence CAGGACCCCCGTGAACCACTTCGGAAGGAGTGTCATGCCCAAGTTTGACAGGGGGAGCAGCTTGCTGCTCCCCCTGTCAATGGCCAAAGTCGAGCTTACGGATAAACCGTTTACTGTAAATAACAAAGCCGCCCACTTGAAGAGAAGAGCGGGCGGCTAGACAAGAAGAACTTACTTTTGCAGATTGGTTTTGGGAGCGTCGGGTGCTACTGGAGAAGTTGCAGCAGCCACCGGCTCAACTTTAACGTCTGTTCTGGCTTCCGAGATCACGCTGCCGAACTGATCGGCGTGGGCTTTTTCGGCGGGCACCCTAAAGTCGCGTACCGGCACGTCACGCGAGGCGTAAGCGATGTCTCTGGCGGCTTGCTGGGCGGGGGTGAGATGCAGATTGCCGCGCTCGTCCGCGTGGGCTTTTTCGGCTGGGGCGCGGAAATCGCGGATCACCACTTCTTTGCTGGCTTTGGGCGCTTTGGGAGATTTACCCGCGTCTCCAGCTTGCTGGGTCAGGTTTTGGGCCAACTCCTCCAGCTTGGGCGCGATCACCCGGTCTTGCAGCAGCTTGAAGGCCAGCGTGCCGAGGGTCGCCAGCAGCGCTCCGCCGATGCTCGACGCCGGGCCTTTGTGGCGGGCTTGGGCTTTTTCAAAGGCCTTGCGCTCTTTTTTGGAGAGCGTGTCGTCCACGTAAATTTTCTTGGTCTTATTAAACGAGCGCCCCAGCACCAAGCCCAGCACCGCGCCGACGCCGGTGGCGATGCCCAGCATCTTCAGCGGCTCTTTTTGCATCTGCACTTGCAAGCTGGCCTGCTGGCCGAGCCGGTCGACCGAGTCTTGCAGCCGCATCCGGGCTTCTTCGCGCTGGGTCATCAGTAACCTTCCTTTTTCATGTCGTCTTTGTAAGTGGGTTCAGTGCTGACGCTGATTCCAGCCGGAGCTGACTTGCTCTTATCCGGCACATGCGGCCCCGCGTCGTTGTTGCCGTGCTTCTGGTGCTGGGGATTATGGGCAACGGTACTGGACGCTGTACCGCTGCGCTCGGCAATGCTGCCTTCGCCTGCATTTTTGCCGGCGGCCAGCGGCGCAGTTGGCACGATGTCTTCTTTGCCGCCTCTGACGCCTTCGACTTTGGCTGCGCCGTGCAAATGCACTTCTTGTACGCGGCCGACTTGCTGGCCCTGCGGCACGCTGGCGCGGCCAGCCACGATGGTGTCGTCGTCACGGAGTTCGCCTGCTTGCTGGGTGTACGGCGTTTTGAGGTCGTAGCTCTCAGCGGTTTCGTCGTCCTTGACTTTGGCCGAGAGTCTGCCCAGCCCGATGACCACCAACAAGCCCGCCATGCCGAAGCTGGCCAGCGCGATAAACAGCGCGGCGGCCCAAGCCCCTAACCCCAAGCGCATCAAGCCGTAAAACAGCGCCAGAATAATAAAAATGAGGCCCAATGTTAGCGGTGCAGTGGCCGCCAGCAGCAGCACCACCCCGATGCCCTTGGCTTTGATTACGTCAGTGGCCCGCTTGGTCAGCACGCCCGCTTCGGTCTTGATTAAATTCACTGCGGCGTCAAAGACATCAATCAATGACCCGCCGAGACCTTTGTTCTGTTCCATGTTTACATCCTCCGTGCCAATGTTGATTTTGGTGCACCGACTTCAGCGTCACTTCAAATGCCGAGTTGGGTTCAGTCTGAAGGTGCAGCGCCTCCCGCCATCATCTGCCTAGCATAATGGCAGTATGTCTGGCTCTGGGCAACTTGAACAAAGCGTCATTGAAGGAACCGTAAACTTCTCGCCTGTGGGGAGCGCTCCGGCCCGCCCCACTTCACCGTCTGCCCGCACGCCTGCGCAGCGCAGCAACATGCTGGATCTGACCGCCCGGGGGTACGCGCTGTGGCGTGCCCACTCGCTGAGTCTGCTCACCGGCGGCCCGCTGCCGCTGACCCGCGAGGCCGAGTATTTCCTCTCGCTGTGCCGCCCACAAACGGGGCAGCAGTGGCTCGACGTGGGCACCAGCGCCGGATTTTACGCTGGGGTGTTGGCCCGCGCCGGAGCCGAGGTGCTGGCCTGCGACATCAGCCCCGCCATGCTGCGTGAAGCGGCCAGACGCGAGCCGGACTCGCGCATTCAGTACGCTCTCCTCAACGCGGAGCATACTGGACTCCCCGCCGAGAGTCTCGACGGCGTGAGCATCGGCGCGACCCTCAACGAAACGGCGTGTCCCCAGCAGATGTTCACCGAAGCCCAGCGCCTGCTGCGTCCCGGCGGGCAGTTGTGGGTGATGGCTTTGGGGCGCGACGGCACCGCCAAGCAGGCGCTGCTGAGTCGGCTGGGCGGCCTGAGCTTCCCTGATGAAGCTCAGCTTGACGCTTGGCTGCCGCAGATGCGCTGCGTGGACGGCTGGCGGCGCTCGAATGTGCTGTTTCGGCACTGGATCAAGTCAGATGGACAAGGCAGCCTCTAGGGCTGTAAGCATGAGCAAGTCTGTAAGCATAGGCGCTCTTTGCCGCCGGACTTTGCCTCTAGACTGCTCACCTAAGGAGGGGGACGTGAGAGAAAGCCTCAGCAGCGGCTGGACATCCAGTGGACGGACATCCAATGAACTCAGCAGCGCCTTAGAGCACTGCCGGACGCTGACCCGTCACCATTCCAAAACGTTTTACTTCGGTTCGCGTTTTTTTCCTTTGTCTCAGCGCCAAGCGGTCTGGGCGGTTTACGCCGCTTGCCGCCAGGGTGACGACATTGTCGATGAACCGGGCGGCGGCTCGGCGGTGCTGGAAGAATGGTGGGACGCCACACGCGCGGCGCTGAGCGGCTCGGGTTTTTCCGCGCAGCACGCCCACCCGGTCGGCAAAGCGCTCCGCTGGGCCGCTTCGCAGTACACCATCCCTGCCGAGGCCTTTTACGAGCTGTTTTTGGGCCTGCAAATGGACCTGAAGATGGACGCCAGCGGCCAACCGTGCGCCGACTTTGCCGACCTCGAACTGTATTGCCGCAGGGTCGCGGGCGTCATTGGTTTCATGATCGCGCCGATTTGCGGCTACAGTGGCGGAGAGCGCACGCTCGACTATGCGCTGCGGTTGGGTCAGGCCATGCAGCTCACCAACATTTTGCGCGATGTGGGCGAAGACCTTGAGCGGGGCCGGGTGTATCTGCCGCAAACCTTGCTCGACGAGTACGGCGTGACCCGTGCCATGTTGGAAGCCGGGCAAGTCACCCCGCCTTACCGCGCTTTGATGCGCTACCTGACCCAGCAGGCGCGGGCGTGGTACACCGAAGGCCGCGCTGGGCTGCCGTATCTGCACGGCTCAGGCCGCTTGGCGGTGACGGCCGCCGCCCGCGCTTACGAAGGCATTTTGGCCGACTTGGAAGCCAACGACTACGACAATTTCAGCCGCCGCGCCCATGTCAGCGGCCCGCGCAAACTGCTGATGCTGCCCGGCGCGTGGTGGGAAGTCAAATCGCAGCCCAAACTCGCCTAAGCAACTGGTTTTCCCCAAATCCACCCAAATACTCTGGCAGCCCAGCTTTCAACTGCGCTGACGGCTCACACGCCAGAAAGGAACTCTTATGTCCATTCCCACTCCTGTCAATCCCATCACGACTGCGCCTCCCCGCGAAGCGTTCAGCTCCCGCCGCAAAACTGCGCTGATTATCGGCAGCGGCATTGGCGGGTTGAGCCTCGGCATCCGCCTCCAGAGCCTCGGCTTCGACACCACCATTTTGGAGCGTATGGACGCCCCCGGCGGACGGGCCTATCAGCGCCGGGTCAACGGCTACGTCTTCGATATGGGGCCGACCGTGATTACCGTGCCTCACTTTATCGAGGAATTGTTTGCTCTCGAGCGTGACCGCGCCCACCTGTCTGAGCCGGACTTTCCCAACGAAAACAGCGCCGAGCCGCCTTCGCACGACCACACCGCCAAGTACGTCAAGCTGGTGCCGATTTCACCGTTTTACCGGATTTACTTCGACGACGGCACCTTCTTCGATTATGACGGCGATCCGGTACATACCCGTGAACAAATCGAAACGCTGGCTCCCGAAGATCTGAGCGGCTACGAGCAGTTCCAGCGCGACGCCAGAGCCATTTTTGAGCGCGGCTTTCTAGAACTCGGTTACACCCACTTCGGTGACATGCCCACCATGCTCAAAGTGGTGCCGGATCTGATGAAACTCGACGCTGTTCGCAGCCTGTTTTCATTCGTGCAGAAATACTTCAAGAACCCCAAGATGCAGCAGGTCTTTTCCTTCGAGACTTTGTTGATTGGCGGCAATCCACTGAGCGTGCCCGCCATCTACGCCATGATTCACTTTGTCGAAAAAACCTGGGGTATTCATTACGCGGTGGGCGGCACCGGCGCTCTGGTGCGCGGTATGGTGAAAAAGTTCGAGGAACTCGGCGGCACGTTGCGCTGTGAGGCGGGTGTCGGCGAAATCCTGACCGCCAAAGAAGGCCGGAAAACGGTGGCGCGTGGCGTGAGGTTGGAAGGCGGCGGCGAAGAACTCCACAGCGACATCGTGGTGAGCAACGGCGACTGGGCCAATACCTACCTCAAGCGGCTGGACAGCAAGGCCCGTAAGATCAACTCGGACACCCGCGTCAAGCTCGCGCCGCAGAGCATGAGCTTACTGGTGATCTATTTCGGCTTTCGCGATGACCCCGCCCGCCCGCTGAGTTTGCGCCATCACAACATCATTTTGGGGCCGCGCTACGAAGAACTGCTGCGCGAAATCTTCGGGCAAAAGGTGCTGGGCAAGGATTTCAGTCAGTACCTGCACGTGCCTACCCTCACCGATCCTGATCTCGCCCCGGCAGGCCACCACGCCGCCTATACGCTCGTTCCGGTGCCGAACAACGCCAGCGGAATCGATTGGGCGACGCAGGGCCCGCGCTTGGTGGACAAGGTTCTGGAAATGCTCGACGAGCGCGGCTACATTCCCAACCTGATGGGCCGCCTGACCCACCTCGACTACGTGACGCCGGACTACTTCGAGCAGACCCTCGACAGCTATCAAGGCAATGCCTTTGGCCTTGAGCCGCTGCTGGTTCAGTCGGCCTTCTTCCGGCCCCATAACCGCTCGGAAGACGTGACCCATTTGTATTTGGTCGGTGCCAGCGCCCAGCCCGGTGCGGGCACGCCCAGCGTGATGATGTCGGCCAAGATGACGGCCCGCTTGATTGCTGAGGATTTCGGTATCCATCCGTCCATCGCTGACTGAACCTTGGACGACTTGCTCGGGTCTAGGTCGTGAAACGCTTTTTAATCAAGTTGCTGCTGTCTGTTGTTGTTCTGTGGTGTTTTACCGGCTTGATCAAAAGTCAGATTACTCCTCAAGCTTCGCAAGAGATGCAAACGCTTGAAAGACTGACTCGGGACTTCTATCAACCCGGTAAGATAGAAGTCTATCAAACGAGCTGGAATGTGAATCACACCAAGCTGTGTGGCTCGCTCGATTACAAAGCGAAAGAGGCAGCACGGTTCAACCCCGAGTCGCAACAGGTCTTCAGAGACTCTTTCACTCCGTATGTTTCTCTTTCATGGAGGAGGGTGAGGGGTGGGATGAAGAATAAAGTCCTGCTCAACATTCACGACGCCGTGAATTTGAAGCGCAATCGCAGGGCCGTATTCTTCGTCACTGAAGACAAGAGAAATGTCTTCGCAACGGATATAAAAAGCTGGAGTTTTTGTTCCTTCCGATTGGTTAAGTCACTCACCTTACCGGAACCGGTCAAGGGAGGAGTACTCAAGTTCTCTTGGTAGAGGCCGCGCGTTCAGTAGCTTTTCGGTTGATCTGGACTGGGATGCACACCTCAACATTCAGGTTCACATGAAGGCTGAGATGACAACACACTGGAGACAAGTAGCGGCTGGGCGCGGCCCCAGCAAGCCCTTGACCAAAAAGAGTTGGGCTTTATCTCACCAGCCTCAAACGGTTTTATGTAAAAATAATAGAGTTGCGCCCAGCTCAAAAAACTGATGCAGGACATTTGAAGTACACCTTATTGAGCGCCGCACTGAACCCATTTGGAGAACCACACTATAGCGCACCTTGCCTCTGGAGGCTCAATGTTTAACCCACCTACCGTCGAAGACCTGCAAGAAACCCGCCGCGCCAACGAAAAATTGGTGCTGGCCGCGCTGGACAGCAAACCAGAGTGGGTCGAGACGGAACTCGCCAAAACCACCAGCTTGGCACTCTCGCACCTGCGTGCGGCGCTGGCCAGCTTGCTCGATCAAGGCCGGGTGCGCCGTTTGCCCGGTACCGGCACCCGCGCCGTGTACGGTCTGGCCGATCCGGGTCTCGCCGACGTGCCCGCCACCCCGCTGACGGCGGACGCCAAGAAAATCCGTGACTACCTCGAAGGCCGCGCCGACAGCGCCCTGCACATGGCCGATCAGCTCCGCATGACCCGCGAAGACATTATGGTGGCCCTGAGTTTGCTCAACGCCCACAAGCAGATCACCTGCACCTTTGTCGGCAGTCTGGTGGTCTTCCGTCTGCGCGAGGCCCAGGCCTTGATCGACCAAAAAGACAACAAGAAAAAGCAAGTGGCTTAAAGCCTCCTGCGCTTTTCTGAGCGGCTCTCCCTATCTGGGCGGGCCGCTTTTTTTGGCTGAGGAGCAATGCCGCGACACCTCCTTTTCGCATGAGCGGCCTTTCGTCACATCCGCGCCCATCCAGACCCGGCAAATGCGGCAGACTGAGCGGCAATGCGTTTAACCATCCTCGGCTCAACTGGTTCTATCGGCACGCAAACGCTGGACGTGGCCCGTGAACGTGGCGACACGCTGGCGGCGCTGGCAGCGGGCAAAAACCTCGACCTTCTCGAAGCCCAAGTCCGCGAATTCAGGCCGGAGCTGGTCAGCGTGGACGAAGCGGTGCTCAGCGAAGCCAGACAGCGCTTCGGCTCGCTCGTCCGCGTGATCGCCGACGAAAGCGAAGTGGCCGTTCAAACGGCGGAGGTCTGCGTCAATGCCATGAGCGGCCTCAAAGGACTCGCGCCTACCCGCGCCGCGCTGGAAGCGGGCAGGGCGGTGGCGCTGGCGACCAAAGAAGCCATGGTGATTAGTCACCACCTGATCTGGGAAGCGGCCGAGCGCGGCGGTGGGCGGATCGTGCCGGTGGACTCCGAGCACACCGGCATTTATCAAGCGCTGGCGGGCGAAAACATGGATGACGTGGCCGAGCTGATTCTCACGGCGTCGGGCGGCCCGTTTCGGCAAGGCCCCGCCGACCTGAGCCACATCACTCCGGCCCAGGCGCTCAAGCACCCGTCGTGGAGCATGGGCCGCAAAATCACCATTGATTCGGCCACTCTCTTTAACAAGGGGCTCGAAGTCATGGAAGCCGCCAGCTTGTACGGCGTGCCGGTGGAAAAGGTGGGCGTGCTGGTGCATCCGCAGAGCATCGTTCACGCCCTGGTGCGCTTTTGCGACGGCAGTCTCAAAGCCCAGCTCGGCCCCACCGACATGCGACTCTCTATTGCTTACGCCATCGACGCTGCGCCCAGCGGAATGCGTGGCCCCGGTGATGTGCGTGGGACGCGGCGTAGGGGAGAGGTCGCGGGTCATCTCGGCTTTCATTTGACGGGTCAGCTCGAATTTACCGACCCCGACTTGGAGCGTTTTCCCTGTCTGGCACTGGCTTACCGGGCGGGCGCGGCGGGCGGCTTACTTCCCACTGCTCTCAACGCCGCCGATGAAGTGGCGGTGGAGGCCTTTTTGAATGGGCAGCTCAGTTTCTTGGGGATCGCCCGCGTCCTCGAAACTGTGCTGGACGAAACCCCCAATGGAACACTGACTTGGGACGCCCTCGCCGAAACCGATGCTTGGGCGCGGCGGCGAACGGGCGAACTGATTCACTCCGGAACACTGAACAACCGAACATTGAACCCAGAGGTCAACCTATGAATTTCTTGCAAGGCATCGCCTCGGCCCTCACGCCCGCTGGACTGATCTGGACACTGCTCATTATTACTGTTGCCACCTTTTTGCATGAGCTGGCACACTACGCCCTCGCCCGCTGGCAGGGCGTCAAGGTCAATTCGTTTTCTATCGGCATGGGGCCAGTGCTGATCAAGCAGATGTGGCGCGGCACTGAGTGGCGGCTGAGCTTGCTGCCCATCGGCGGCTATGTGGAAATTGACGGCATGGCCCCCGACCTAGAGGACGGCACGGCCCGTGCGCCGACGCGGGGATTTGCGGCGCTCAGTCCGCTCGGTAAAATTGCAGTGTTGCTGGCCGGGCCGGTCATGAATTTGCTGGTGGCGTTTTTGATCATCACCGCCACCCTCAGCGCCAACGGCCTGACCACCCCGATCGAGAATCAAATCACCATTTCGCAGGTTCTGCCCGACTCGAAGGCCGAGGAGCTGGGCCTCAAAGCGGGCGACACCATCACTGCTATTGACGGCTCAGCCTTGCCGCAAAGCTACCGTGAGGCCGGTCAAGACAAACCCGGCTGGCAGCGCCTCGCCTCGGTGCTGGGCGTCAGCGGAGCGCATCGCCTCACCGTCGAGCGCAGTGGGCAGACTTTGCAGGTGCCGTTTGACTGGACGGCCAAAGTCGGCGGCGTGCAGCAAAAGCTGGGCGTGGCGTATGGGCCGGGCCAAAAGGTCACGCCGCTGAGTTTGCCGGGGGCCGCCGTACAGTCCGGCAAAGTGCTGGTGGGTGCTGTGCCGCAGGTGCTCAACGCCTTTAAGAACTTGTTCGTCCGTTTCTTTACTCTCAACCTCAAAACTGATGAAGGAGTGGTCGGGCCGGTTGGCACCGTGCAGGTGGTGTCGCAGGCGGCCAGTCTCGGCGGGTGGACGCTGCTGGGCATCGCGGCGGCGATCAACCTCAGTCTCGGCTTTTTCAACTTGCTGCCGATTCCTGGCTTGGACGGCGGTCGCATTTTGCTGGTCTTGGTCGGCGTGCTGCGGGGCCGTCCCCTGACGTTCGCGCAGGAGCAGGCGGTCACAGTGGCAGGCTTCGGGCTGGTCATGTTGCTAACGGTGTTTGTGCTGGTGCGCGATTTGGTGCGCTTTTTTTGAGCAGTTGATTCTCGGCTGACAGCTAAACTCACCAAAAATCCGCGTGCTGGGAGAAACATTCCTCGCACGCGGATTTTCGTAAGTGGCCCTGAAAAGATCTTGAGCTTCTTTTGGTGGAGCTCAGTAGCTCATATTGGGGTAAGTGGTGAACGATTTTGGATTGTCTCCCCACTTGTTGCTGCCTGGTTGGCTATCTTGCAAAGTGAAGACGAACAAAACGATTCCGCCCACTAGAGGAATGAGGCCGATGAACAACCACCATGCGCTGTAGCCTGCATCGTGGAGACGGCGAAAACCTAATGCTAAGACGGGGATATATAGTGCTATGCCGTAGATAGCTGTCAGAACCGTATACCCTTGACCATCATTCGTATAAGTTCCCAGGGAAAGGTTGATAGCAACGTCCAAACCGACAAACAAAAACGCGAACAGAGTGTAGAAGAGCTGAAACATCCAGTACTCTCTGCGTCTTGCCCGTCCGGTGAATGTCGCGTACTTCTTGAATACACCCAAAAATTCGTTCATCAGCTCTCCTTCTGCCCTGCTACTACGGCACGTGAGAGCTTTCCACGAATATTCTCACCTCAATCTTACTTAGGACGTGCTTTCAATAAAAAAGGCCGTCCCCGAAGAGACGGCCTTCACGATTTGGTGCTGGCTTAAGCTTTGCCGACGCTGCCCAGCACCCGCATTTTGTGCTCGATGACTTGGCTCATCACTTCGCGGGCGGGGCCAAAGATTTTGCGGGGATCGAATTCTTTGGGGTTGGCGTGCAGCACTTCTCTAATGCCCACCGTGCTGGCGAGGCGCAAATCGGTGTCCACATTCACCTTGGCGATGCCGTGCTGGCAGGCTTGGCGCAAATCGTCGTCGTCGATGCCCGCCGCTTCGCCGATGTCGCCGCCCGCTGCCCGGAAACGCGCAATGATGTCGGCTGGCACGCCACTGGAGCCGTGCGCCACCAAAGGAATGCTGGTCATCTCACCGATTTTGGCGATGCGGGCCTGATCGATGTAGGGGCGGCCTTTGCCTTTGAAAGCCCCGTGCGAAGTGCCGATGGCAATGGCAAGGTAATCGGTGCCCGTCTGCTCGATGAACTGCACCGCTTCTTCGGGGTCGGTCAGGAAGGCGTCTTTTTCGTCCACAATGATGTTTTCTTCGATGCCGCCGAGCCTGCCGAGTTCGGATTCCACCGAGATGCCCATGGCGTGTGCGGCTTCCACGACGCGGCGGGTTTCGGCCATGTTGTCTTCAAAGTTGTGGTGCGAGGCGTCGATCATCACCGAGGTAAAGCCCATCCGAATGGCGTTGAGGGCGCTGGCGTAGCTGCTGCCATGATCGAGGTGCAGGGCCACCGGCACGCTGGCGCGGTTGGCGAGGTCTTTGACGATGTTGGCCAAATCTTGCCCGCCGTACTTGATAGCCCCTTCGCTCATCTGCACGATCACAGGCGAGCGCAGCTTCTCGGCGGTGTGAATAATCGCTTGGGTGATTTCCATGTTGTTGGTGTTGAAAGCGCCGACGCCGTATTTGCCAGCGCGGGCGGGCACCAAAATAGCTGAACCGGTAACGAGCATGTGTGTTTCCTCCTGAAAGAAAGCGGGGGGTGAGCCAAAGGTTGCGCCCAACACCATAGCAAGTGCGGCGCTTGAGGTTGGCAAATGATATAGGCGGCTCCAATCCGCTAGACAGTCCGAGATAACCGGAAGCAGGCAAGGACGGCGGTTTGGCCTTCTCAGGCGACGGGGGAGTACCATGCAGCATGACGACTCTTGATACTCCAGCCAGCGATCAAGCGCAGCAGCAAACCCAGCAACAAGTCAAGGCCGCCCTCTGGAACGACGCTTTTTGGAAGTCGCGTTTGAGTGACCGCGCCCAGAGCATGACCGCCAGCGCCATCCGCGAAATTCTGAAAATCACCCAAGAACCCAGCGTGATTTCGTTCGCGGGCGGCCTCCCCGCACCGGAGCTGTTTCCGATGGAAGCCATCAAGCGGGCCTTTGACACGGTCATGGAAAAGTACGGCCCCGCTTCGATGCAGTATTCCACCACCGAAGGCCACCTGCCGCTGCGCGAGTGGATTGCCGGTCAGC is a genomic window containing:
- a CDS encoding phage holin family protein, with the protein product MEQNKGLGGSLIDVFDAAVNLIKTEAGVLTKRATDVIKAKGIGVVLLLAATAPLTLGLIFIILALFYGLMRLGLGAWAAALFIALASFGMAGLLVVIGLGRLSAKVKDDETAESYDLKTPYTQQAGELRDDDTIVAGRASVPQGQQVGRVQEVHLHGAAKVEGVRGGKEDIVPTAPLAAGKNAGEGSIAERSGTASSTVAHNPQHQKHGNNDAGPHVPDKSKSAPAGISVSTEPTYKDDMKKEGY
- a CDS encoding class I SAM-dependent methyltransferase — protein: MSGSGQLEQSVIEGTVNFSPVGSAPARPTSPSARTPAQRSNMLDLTARGYALWRAHSLSLLTGGPLPLTREAEYFLSLCRPQTGQQWLDVGTSAGFYAGVLARAGAEVLACDISPAMLREAARREPDSRIQYALLNAEHTGLPAESLDGVSIGATLNETACPQQMFTEAQRLLRPGGQLWVMALGRDGTAKQALLSRLGGLSFPDEAQLDAWLPQMRCVDGWRRSNVLFRHWIKSDGQGSL
- a CDS encoding phytoene/squalene synthase family protein, which translates into the protein MTRHHSKTFYFGSRFFPLSQRQAVWAVYAACRQGDDIVDEPGGGSAVLEEWWDATRAALSGSGFSAQHAHPVGKALRWAASQYTIPAEAFYELFLGLQMDLKMDASGQPCADFADLELYCRRVAGVIGFMIAPICGYSGGERTLDYALRLGQAMQLTNILRDVGEDLERGRVYLPQTLLDEYGVTRAMLEAGQVTPPYRALMRYLTQQARAWYTEGRAGLPYLHGSGRLAVTAAARAYEGILADLEANDYDNFSRRAHVSGPRKLLMLPGAWWEVKSQPKLA
- the crtI gene encoding phytoene desaturase family protein, which encodes MSIPTPVNPITTAPPREAFSSRRKTALIIGSGIGGLSLGIRLQSLGFDTTILERMDAPGGRAYQRRVNGYVFDMGPTVITVPHFIEELFALERDRAHLSEPDFPNENSAEPPSHDHTAKYVKLVPISPFYRIYFDDGTFFDYDGDPVHTREQIETLAPEDLSGYEQFQRDARAIFERGFLELGYTHFGDMPTMLKVVPDLMKLDAVRSLFSFVQKYFKNPKMQQVFSFETLLIGGNPLSVPAIYAMIHFVEKTWGIHYAVGGTGALVRGMVKKFEELGGTLRCEAGVGEILTAKEGRKTVARGVRLEGGGEELHSDIVVSNGDWANTYLKRLDSKARKINSDTRVKLAPQSMSLLVIYFGFRDDPARPLSLRHHNIILGPRYEELLREIFGQKVLGKDFSQYLHVPTLTDPDLAPAGHHAAYTLVPVPNNASGIDWATQGPRLVDKVLEMLDERGYIPNLMGRLTHLDYVTPDYFEQTLDSYQGNAFGLEPLLVQSAFFRPHNRSEDVTHLYLVGASAQPGAGTPSVMMSAKMTARLIAEDFGIHPSIAD
- a CDS encoding transcriptional regulator, which gives rise to MFNPPTVEDLQETRRANEKLVLAALDSKPEWVETELAKTTSLALSHLRAALASLLDQGRVRRLPGTGTRAVYGLADPGLADVPATPLTADAKKIRDYLEGRADSALHMADQLRMTREDIMVALSLLNAHKQITCTFVGSLVVFRLREAQALIDQKDNKKKQVA
- the dxr gene encoding 1-deoxy-D-xylulose-5-phosphate reductoisomerase encodes the protein MRLTILGSTGSIGTQTLDVARERGDTLAALAAGKNLDLLEAQVREFRPELVSVDEAVLSEARQRFGSLVRVIADESEVAVQTAEVCVNAMSGLKGLAPTRAALEAGRAVALATKEAMVISHHLIWEAAERGGGRIVPVDSEHTGIYQALAGENMDDVAELILTASGGPFRQGPADLSHITPAQALKHPSWSMGRKITIDSATLFNKGLEVMEAASLYGVPVEKVGVLVHPQSIVHALVRFCDGSLKAQLGPTDMRLSIAYAIDAAPSGMRGPGDVRGTRRRGEVAGHLGFHLTGQLEFTDPDLERFPCLALAYRAGAAGGLLPTALNAADEVAVEAFLNGQLSFLGIARVLETVLDETPNGTLTWDALAETDAWARRRTGELIHSGTLNNRTLNPEVNL
- a CDS encoding M50 family metallopeptidase, with amino-acid sequence MNFLQGIASALTPAGLIWTLLIITVATFLHELAHYALARWQGVKVNSFSIGMGPVLIKQMWRGTEWRLSLLPIGGYVEIDGMAPDLEDGTARAPTRGFAALSPLGKIAVLLAGPVMNLLVAFLIITATLSANGLTTPIENQITISQVLPDSKAEELGLKAGDTITAIDGSALPQSYREAGQDKPGWQRLASVLGVSGAHRLTVERSGQTLQVPFDWTAKVGGVQQKLGVAYGPGQKVTPLSLPGAAVQSGKVLVGAVPQVLNAFKNLFVRFFTLNLKTDEGVVGPVGTVQVVSQAASLGGWTLLGIAAAINLSLGFFNLLPIPGLDGGRILLVLVGVLRGRPLTFAQEQAVTVAGFGLVMLLTVFVLVRDLVRFF
- a CDS encoding DUF805 domain-containing protein — translated: MNEFLGVFKKYATFTGRARRREYWMFQLFYTLFAFLFVGLDVAINLSLGTYTNDGQGYTVLTAIYGIALYIPVLALGFRRLHDAGYSAWWLFIGLIPLVGGIVLFVFTLQDSQPGSNKWGDNPKSFTTYPNMSY
- the fba gene encoding class II fructose-1,6-bisphosphate aldolase, which codes for MLVTGSAILVPARAGKYGVGAFNTNNMEITQAIIHTAEKLRSPVIVQMSEGAIKYGGQDLANIVKDLANRASVPVALHLDHGSSYASALNAIRMGFTSVMIDASHHNFEDNMAETRRVVEAAHAMGISVESELGRLGGIEENIIVDEKDAFLTDPEEAVQFIEQTGTDYLAIAIGTSHGAFKGKGRPYIDQARIAKIGEMTSIPLVAHGSSGVPADIIARFRAAGGDIGEAAGIDDDDLRQACQHGIAKVNVDTDLRLASTVGIREVLHANPKEFDPRKIFGPAREVMSQVIEHKMRVLGSVGKA